The DNA segment GAAGGGCAGCCTCGATCGGCGAACGGCAGCTTGCCGAGTCTCTACGACACGGCAGGCCGTGCCTGACCCCAACTGCCGACCCGCTTAAGCCCGTTCAGCGCGAAGGCATGCGAGCCCTTCGCCACCGCATCGTCTGCTTCGCGACTCCAGCACAGCCGGTACGGACACCCACGGGCTGTCCTCGGCAAGTTCAACCACGTACTGCGAACTCAACTGCTAGGCACATTCGGCGTGTGAAGCCTGGCAGATCACAAGGCAAGGAGCCTGGCGCATCGTGTCGCTACCAGAAGGAGAGCTCGCGGTGCGGCAGGAGTGACGACGGTTGGCCCTCGGGCTGTTGGGCTCGGATCTGGGGCGAGCCGGCAGGAGCCGGTGCCTGTTTCGGTGGCGGTCCCGCCGAAGGCGAGTCAGTCGACCATGACGCCGCCCAGGCGCGTCCGGGCAGGGTACGGCCGCCAGGCTGTCCAGGTGGCGACCCCTGCACGCGTCCACACCTGTGCACTGAGGGCGCGTGCCCTCGGGCGCCCCATCGATACTCACCACCTCGACGGGACCTGACCTGCCCAAAGGGTCGGAGGCATCGGATGCCGGTTCAAAGACGGCAACGCACTCCACAGCTCGTGACCGAGCCGAGGACCTCCTGGCCGGTGAAGACCCTCTGACCAGTAACAGCGCGGACTCGATGACAGCCGTCCCCTCCACAACCGCGGATACTCGGCGGTAATGTCGCCCCCCGCCGGACGGCACGAGACCGGTGGGAGAGAGCGAAGGGGTCCTCATGGGGACGGAGACGCCTGCGGACATAGCCGCAGCAACACCTGCGGAGATGCACGCCGCCGCCGACCGTTGGCAGCGCATGTGGAGCCACCGCGAGCAGTTGCTCAAGGTGGCCCGGCGCAGGTCGATGAGTGCGGAGGACGCCGAGGACGCGGTGCACGAGGCGATGCTGCGCGCCGCTGAGCGCCCCGACCTGGACGACGAGCGGCTCGCGGCGTGGCTGACAACGGTGACGATGCGGCTGTGCGTCGACCGCTACCGGCAGGTGAACCGTGAGGCCCAGGTGCACACCAGCCCGACTCTCATCTCCCCCGGCCCGGTGCCCGTCGAGGAGGCGGTGTGCGACCGGGCCGAGGCGAAGTGGCTGGCAGTCCGCAGTGGTGAGCTGCCCGCTCGGCAGGCCGAGGCGCTGCGGCTGAAGTCGGAGGATCTCGACGTCGGCCAGGTCGCCGTCCGGATGGGGCTGAGCTACCGGACCGTCGAGTCGCTGCTGGCCCGGGCGCGGCGGACGCTGCGCCAGTCGCTGGCCGCGACGCTCGGATGCGCGCTGTTCCTGATCGGACGGCCGCGGGGCAGCGGCAAGGTGCAGGCCGTGGCGATTGCTTCCACGGCGGCGACGCTGGCGGTGGCGGGGTTCGTGCTGCCGTACACGCTCGACGGGGGCGGGGGCGAGGGCGGTACTGCTCCGCGTCCCATTGTTGCTTCGCCGGGTGTGGAGGAGTTGCGGCCGGACATCAGCGCTGGGGGCAGGGCTCCTCAGGGGAACCGGACCACGGCCTCGGCGGCCGAACCGAAGGCGACCGGGTCGCCGTCGGGAGAATCGCTCCCGCCGCTGTCTGTGCCGTCGCTGCCGGAAGTGGCGGTGCCGAAGATCTCGATGTCCCCGCTGCCAGTGCTGTCCGCGCCGGAGGTGCCACGTGTGCCAGAGGTAGCGGGACGGCCCGAGGTGCCGGAACTGCCCGAGCCCCCAGACCTGCCGGTCGAGCCCCCGCCGTGCCGTCCGAGTGGCTGCAGCTCCCCACGGCGCCCCCTCAGCCGTGACTCCGATCAAACAGTCCTAGCCCCCCGTCCCCCCCGCCCCGAATCCCGCTCGAAAAAATCCACCACCCGAGCGACGGACGCCCCGCCCCTCCCCGTAGAGCAAGTGTCAGAGCTGCTCCATGGGCTGAAGGGTGGACCGGATGGGTGTCGAGATCTGTGTGGAAGGGCTGACCAAGTCCTTCGGTCACCAGGTCATCTGGCAGGACGTCTCACTGACGCTGCCCGCCGGGGAAGTCTCGGTCATGCTCGGGCCGTCGGGCACGGGCAAGTCAGTGTTCCTCAAGACGCTCGTCGGACTGCTGAAGCCGGAGCGAGGATCGATCACGATCCAGGGCCGGGACATCACCAAGCTTCGCGAGCACGATCTGTACGAGGTGCGCAAGCTCTTCGGCGTGCTGTTCCAGGACGGCGCGCTGTTCGGCTCGATGAACCTGTACGACAACATCGCTTTCCCGCTGCGCGAGCACACCCGGAAGTCCGAGAGCGAGGTCCGGCGCATCGTGCTGGACAAGATGGACATGGTCGGGCTGATCGGTGCCGAGGGAAAACTGCCCGGCGAGATCTCCGGCGGAATGCGGAAGCGGGCGGGACTGGCCCGGGCCCTGGTGCTCGACCCGGAGATCATCCTTTTCGACGAACCCGACTCGGGCCTCGACCCGGTCCGGGTCGCCTACCTCAACCAGCTCATCGTCGACCTCAACGCCCAGATCGACGCGACCTTCCTGATCGTCACGCACGACATCTCCTCCGCCCGCCAGGTGCCGGACAACATCGGGCTGCTGTTCCGCCGCGAGCTGGTCACGTTCGGGCCGCGCGAGAAACTGCTGACCAGCAACGAGCCCGTTGTGCGGCAGTTCCTGAACGGCCGCATGCAGGGCCCCATCGGCATGGCGGAGGAGAAGGACGCCGCACAGGTCGAGCAGGAGCTGGCCGCCCTCGGCGACGACGCCAAGGGCACAGAGTCTCCCGGCAGCCAGACTCCGACCCCCGCCTACTGCCGGGGCCGGGTATCCCCGGTCTCCCCGCTGGGAAGCGATCGCCCGACGCGAGGCCGCGCTGCACCAGAAGACGGTGGTCGGCGCATGAGCCTTTCACCGATCGGAGCGCTGCGGCACTCGGGGAGCCTGTTCGCGATGGCGCTGGACGTCGCCCGGACGATTCCCCGGCGGCCCTTCCAGGCAAGGGAGTTCATCCAGCAGGCATGGTTCATCGCGAGTGTGACGATTCTTCCGACGGCCCTGGTCTCCATCCCCTTCGGCGCGGTCATCGCACTGCAGATCGGCAGCCTCACGCGACAGCTCGGAGCCCAGTCCTTCTCGGGCGCCGCCTCCGTGCTGGCCGTGCTGCGCGAAGCCTCGCCGATCGTCACCGCGCTGCTGATCGCGGGCGCCGGCGGCACGGCGATCTGCGCGGACCTCGGGGCACGGAAGATCCGCGACGAGATCGACGCGATGCAGGTGCTGGGCATCGATCCCATCCACCGGCTGGTAGTGCCGCGGGTGCTGGCATCGATGCTGGTCGCGGTCCTGCTCAACGGCCTTGTGTCGGTGGTCGGCGTGGCAGGCGGCTACTTCTTCAACGTCGTCCTGCAGAACGGCACTCCGGGCGCCTACCTCGCTTCCTTCACCACCCTCGCCCAGCTCTCCGACCTGTGGGCGGCCGAGATCAAGGCACTCGTCTTCGGCGCAATCGCCGCGATCGTCGCCTCGTACAAGGGACTCACCGCGAAAGGCGGCCCGAAGGGTGTGGGCGACGCGGTGAACCAGTCGGTGGTGATCACCTTCATGTTGCTGTTCGTGACCAACTTCGTGATGACCGCGGTGTACTTCCAGGTCGTTCCGCAGAGGGGTTAGCCGATGAGACTTCTCAACCGCCCTCTGCGCTCCCTGGAAGCGCTGGGCACCCAACTCACCTTCTACGGCCACTCGTTGGCGTGGACCGGACGTACCCTGCGCCGCTACAAGAAGGAGATCCTCCGGCTGCTGGCCGAGGTGAGCTTCGGCCGGGGCGCGCTGGCGGTCGTGGGCGGCACGGTCGGCGTGATCGCCTTCCTGTCATTCTTCACCGGCACCGAAGTCGGCCTCCAGGGCTACGCGGCCCTCAACCAGCTCGGCACCTCCAACTTCGTCGCGTTCCTCTCGGCGTACTTCAACACCCGCGAGATCGCCCCGCTGGTGGCCGGACTCGCCCTGTCCGCGACCGTCGGCGCCGGGTTCACGGCCCAGCTGGGCGCGATGCGGATCAGCGAGGAGACCGACGCGCTCGAAGTGATGGGCGTGCCCTCGCTGCCGTTCCTGGTGACGACGAGGATGATCGCCGGATTCGTCGCGGTGATCCCGCTGTACGTGATCGGCCTGCTGTCCTCCTACGTCGCCGCCCGCACCATCACAACGGTCTACTACGGCCAGTCGGCCGGCACCTATGACCACTACTTCCAGCAGTACCTGCCACCGGTCGACGTGTTGTGGTCCTTCGGCAAAGTGCTCGTGTTCGCTGTCCTGATCATCCTCGTCCACTGCTTCTACGGCTACTACGCCGGCGGCGGCCTGGCGGGCGTCGGCGTGGCAGTGGGCCGTGCGGTGCGGACCTCGATCGTGGCGATCAACGTCCTCGACTTCTTCCTGTCGCTCGCGATATGGGGCGCCAGCACGACCGTACGGATCGCGGGGTGAGCCGCCGGATGAGGGTGCTGAGACTGCGGTTGTACGGCGTCGTCTTCATCGCCGTACTCGCATTGCTGCTGGGGCTGTCGGTCGCGGTCTACCGACAGGTGTTCACGCCGGTAGTGCGTATCACGCTGGAGGCCGACAGCCTGGGCAACCAGCTCGATCCGCGGGCCGACGTCAAGCTGCGCGGGCTGCTGGTCGGCGAGGTGCGCGAGGTGCGCGCCGACGGGACGAAGGCGACGCTCGACATCGCGCTCAAGCCGGAGCATGTCGCGTACATTCCCTCCGACGTGCACGCGCGCCTGCTGCCCAAGACGCTGTTCGGCGAGAAGTACGTCGACCTGGTGCCGCCCGCCGGCTCGTCCGCCCGCCCCATCCGTGCCGGCGACGTCATTACCCAGGACCGCACCCGTGCCGGCATCGAGGTGCAGCAGCTCATGAACGACCTGCTGCCCCTGCTGCGAACCGTCCAGCCCGGCAAGCTCAACGCCACCCTCTCCGCGTTCGCAACAGCCCTCGAAGGCCGCGGCGACCGGATCGGCGACAACCTCACGCGCCTGGAGGCCTACCTGCGCCGCCTCAACCCCCACCTGCCCTCCCTCACCGAGGACATCGCCCGCTTCGCCGAGGTCGCCGAGATCTACGGCGACGCGGCGCCCGACCTGATGGACATCCTGCGCAACACCGTCACCACCAGCCGCACCATCGTCGAGCAGAAGGACCAGCTGGCGGCGGCATTGAGAACCACGGCGACCGTCGCCGGCACCACAGAGGACTTCCTCGACGCGAACGGCGACCGGCTGATCGCCCTCGGCCAGGTCTCCCGCCCGACGCTGGAGCTGTTCGCCCGCTACTCCCCCGAGTACCCGTGTCTGCTGGCCGGTCTGGTCCGGCAGGAGAAGGCCTCGGAAGAGGCGTTCCGGGGCGGCAAGATGCACATCACGCTGGAGGTCGTGCGGCCTCAGGGTGCCTACGAGCCGGGCGAGGAGCCGCGGTACGGCGAGCGGTCGGGGCCCCACTGCCGTGATCTGCCGAGTCCGCCGGTGCCGGCTCCCGGGGCCCACCTCAACGACGGTTCGGAGTCCGGGGGGTCATCCTCCAGCGGCCCGCGCGGCGTGACCGCCACCCGGGCCGAGCAGCGGGCCCTCGACTCGCTCGTGGCCCCTGTCCTGGGGGTGCCCGCAGACGAGGTGCCGCCGGTCGCGACACTGCTGTTCGGGCCGCTGGCGCGCGGGACGGCGGTGAGTGTGGCATGAGGACCGCAGGCGCGCGGCAGACCGCTGCTCCCCTCATCAAGTTCAGCGTTTTCGCGCTGGTGACCATCCTGGCCACGGCCCTCCTCGCCGCCACCATCGTGAACATCTCCTTCGCCCCCGAGCATCGCTATCGCGCGGTGTTCAGCGACGTCACCGGCCTTGAGGAGGGCGACGACATCCGCGTCGCCGGAGTGCGGGTCGGCGAGATCGAGGGCATCCGGATCAAGGACCGGACGCTGGCCGAGGTCACCTTCACCGTCGGCCAGGACCGGCCACTGCTCACCAGCACGGGCGCCGTCATCCGGTACCGCAACCTGGTCGGGCAGCGGTATGTCGCGCTGACCGAGGGCACGGGCGACGGCACCCGGCTGCTGCGGCCCGGCGCGACGATCCCGCTGGCGCGCACGCAACCGGCGTTGGACCTCAACGCGCTGCTCAACGGCTTCAAGCCCCTGTTCGCCGCGCTCAGCCCGAAGGACGTCAACCAGCTCGCCACCGAGATCATCAAGACCCTCCAGGGCGAGGGTGGCACCGTCAACAGCCTGCTCGTGCACACGGCGTCGCTCACCTCGACGCTGGCCGGCCGCGATCAGCTGATCGGCTCGGTGATCGACAACCTCAACACCGTGCTGAAGACGCTCGACAAACGCGGAACCCGCTTCTCCGGCCTCCTCAAGCAGTTGCGCCGGGTCATCTCGGGCCTGTCCGCCGACCGCAAGCCCATCGGGGAGTCGCTGGTGAGCATCGGCGATCTGACCGAGGCCACCTCGGGACTGCTGAAGGACGCGCGTCCGCCGCTGAAGGACGACATCGCCGAGCT comes from the Streptomyces sp. NBC_00443 genome and includes:
- a CDS encoding MlaE family ABC transporter permease, translated to MSLSPIGALRHSGSLFAMALDVARTIPRRPFQAREFIQQAWFIASVTILPTALVSIPFGAVIALQIGSLTRQLGAQSFSGAASVLAVLREASPIVTALLIAGAGGTAICADLGARKIRDEIDAMQVLGIDPIHRLVVPRVLASMLVAVLLNGLVSVVGVAGGYFFNVVLQNGTPGAYLASFTTLAQLSDLWAAEIKALVFGAIAAIVASYKGLTAKGGPKGVGDAVNQSVVITFMLLFVTNFVMTAVYFQVVPQRG
- a CDS encoding MlaE family ABC transporter permease — its product is MRLLNRPLRSLEALGTQLTFYGHSLAWTGRTLRRYKKEILRLLAEVSFGRGALAVVGGTVGVIAFLSFFTGTEVGLQGYAALNQLGTSNFVAFLSAYFNTREIAPLVAGLALSATVGAGFTAQLGAMRISEETDALEVMGVPSLPFLVTTRMIAGFVAVIPLYVIGLLSSYVAARTITTVYYGQSAGTYDHYFQQYLPPVDVLWSFGKVLVFAVLIILVHCFYGYYAGGGLAGVGVAVGRAVRTSIVAINVLDFFLSLAIWGASTTVRIAG
- a CDS encoding MCE family protein is translated as MRVLRLRLYGVVFIAVLALLLGLSVAVYRQVFTPVVRITLEADSLGNQLDPRADVKLRGLLVGEVREVRADGTKATLDIALKPEHVAYIPSDVHARLLPKTLFGEKYVDLVPPAGSSARPIRAGDVITQDRTRAGIEVQQLMNDLLPLLRTVQPGKLNATLSAFATALEGRGDRIGDNLTRLEAYLRRLNPHLPSLTEDIARFAEVAEIYGDAAPDLMDILRNTVTTSRTIVEQKDQLAAALRTTATVAGTTEDFLDANGDRLIALGQVSRPTLELFARYSPEYPCLLAGLVRQEKASEEAFRGGKMHITLEVVRPQGAYEPGEEPRYGERSGPHCRDLPSPPVPAPGAHLNDGSESGGSSSSGPRGVTATRAEQRALDSLVAPVLGVPADEVPPVATLLFGPLARGTAVSVA
- a CDS encoding MlaD family protein is translated as MRTAGARQTAAPLIKFSVFALVTILATALLAATIVNISFAPEHRYRAVFSDVTGLEEGDDIRVAGVRVGEIEGIRIKDRTLAEVTFTVGQDRPLLTSTGAVIRYRNLVGQRYVALTEGTGDGTRLLRPGATIPLARTQPALDLNALLNGFKPLFAALSPKDVNQLATEIIKTLQGEGGTVNSLLVHTASLTSTLAGRDQLIGSVIDNLNTVLKTLDKRGTRFSGLLKQLRRVISGLSADRKPIGESLVSIGDLTEATSGLLKDARPPLKDDIAELTELTGTLNDNEKTVEGVLKRLPNKLNELTGTASYGSWFNFYLCDFDGRIVLPKTKSTSQQVLTPDLHVARARCGS